One genomic segment of Catalinimonas alkaloidigena includes these proteins:
- a CDS encoding aldo/keto reductase: protein MICIKLPHTDFEVTEIAFGAWAIVGGFNWGHQDEKDSIDALRTAYEMGINFFDTAEMYGSGASENLIDKALKEVREKIIIATKIKPADFSFNDVKKATEERLKALNSDRLDLLQLHWPNPEIPIEETMGALVELKKEGKIRAFGVSNFGKNDLTEAFKYTDEISSNQLPYNLIWRAIEYEVLPECKHRHVPILCYSPIMQGLLTGKFTTPEEVPDDRARTRHFSSQRPQSRHGQEGCEKETFETLRQIKAIADQIGKPMVEVSIAWLMAQPAVGSVIVGGRNAEQVKKNIKAAELKLDDDVLAQLNKATEPLKQKLGKNVDLWEGESRIK, encoded by the coding sequence ATGATTTGTATTAAACTACCACACACCGATTTTGAAGTAACAGAAATCGCTTTTGGAGCCTGGGCAATTGTAGGAGGGTTTAACTGGGGGCACCAGGATGAAAAAGATTCCATTGATGCCCTGAGAACTGCCTACGAGATGGGCATTAATTTTTTTGATACAGCTGAAATGTACGGCAGCGGGGCTTCTGAAAACCTGATAGACAAGGCGTTAAAGGAAGTGAGAGAAAAGATAATCATCGCCACCAAGATCAAACCGGCAGATTTTTCTTTTAATGATGTAAAAAAAGCTACTGAAGAACGTCTCAAAGCGCTGAATAGTGATCGGCTGGATTTGCTACAGTTGCATTGGCCAAATCCTGAAATACCCATTGAAGAGACTATGGGAGCTTTGGTAGAATTAAAGAAAGAAGGCAAAATCAGGGCCTTTGGCGTCTCCAATTTTGGGAAGAATGATTTGACCGAAGCATTTAAATATACTGATGAAATCAGCAGTAATCAGCTTCCTTACAACCTTATCTGGCGAGCAATTGAGTATGAAGTATTACCTGAATGTAAACATCGTCATGTCCCTATTCTCTGTTATTCTCCCATCATGCAGGGCTTGCTCACCGGAAAATTTACTACTCCTGAAGAAGTGCCGGATGATAGAGCGAGAACCCGTCATTTTTCTTCTCAAAGACCGCAGAGCAGGCACGGACAGGAGGGCTGTGAAAAAGAAACCTTTGAAACTTTGAGGCAAATCAAGGCCATAGCTGACCAGATTGGCAAACCGATGGTGGAAGTAAGCATTGCCTGGCTTATGGCTCAGCCCGCAGTAGGTTCAGTGATTGTAGGTGGCAGAAATGCTGAGCAGGTCAAAAAAAATATAAAAGCTGCCGAGCTTAAACTGGATGATGATGTATTAGCACAACTTAACAAAGCGACAGAACCACTTAAGCAGAAGTTAGGAAAGAATGTAGACTTATGGGAGGGTGAATCCAGAATAAAGTAG
- a CDS encoding LVIVD repeat-containing protein: METLAISPKTKRKLLLYLSFNLTAIFCVLLLNRCTDKVEVTRTYKYMTPVYMTTAELRASVDVLPPRTIKQAGKIYFLDNHLFLNEPGEGIHIIDNSNPVDPERLAFINIPGNYDLAAKGNYLYADSFIDLLVFDISKVDNIQEVKRVENVFPLNTSYSGFPVEEGQVITEWVQQETTEVIEGEMDPLAAGMFYYRGGIAFTQTADVANFALESNSGSSGTQQGVGGSMARFAIVGDFLYTIDDYYMQVFDITQQADPQEKGDDINVGFMIETIFPYEDKLFIGAQNGMHIYDNSDPASPQHVSTYEHITSCDPVVVEGNTAYVTLRNGTECQGFVNQLEVIDIEDPYHPQLLETYAMEHPHGLGIDDGTLFVCEGEFGLKVFDATDIKAISENQMAHFDDIHAYDVIPLNNVLMLIGDDGLYQYDYSDPTNIELLSIISVPSL; the protein is encoded by the coding sequence ATGGAAACTCTTGCCATCTCCCCCAAAACAAAAAGGAAGTTACTACTCTATCTGAGTTTTAACCTTACTGCCATTTTCTGTGTATTATTGCTAAATCGGTGCACTGATAAGGTTGAGGTAACCCGCACGTATAAATATATGACACCGGTTTACATGACTACCGCAGAGCTTAGAGCATCAGTAGATGTACTTCCTCCCCGCACTATCAAACAGGCAGGAAAAATTTACTTTCTCGACAACCACCTATTTCTTAATGAGCCGGGAGAGGGTATCCACATAATTGACAATTCAAACCCCGTGGATCCTGAGAGATTGGCTTTTATCAACATTCCTGGCAACTATGACCTGGCAGCGAAAGGTAATTATCTGTATGCAGATAGTTTTATAGATTTGTTGGTATTTGACATCAGTAAGGTTGATAACATACAGGAGGTGAAGCGAGTAGAAAATGTATTTCCGCTCAATACTTCTTATAGCGGTTTTCCTGTAGAAGAAGGTCAGGTCATTACCGAATGGGTTCAGCAGGAAACTACTGAGGTCATTGAGGGAGAAATGGACCCGCTGGCTGCTGGCATGTTTTATTACCGGGGAGGAATAGCCTTTACGCAGACTGCTGATGTAGCCAATTTTGCTTTAGAAAGCAATTCAGGTTCATCAGGCACACAGCAAGGTGTAGGAGGTTCAATGGCACGCTTTGCCATTGTTGGTGACTTTCTTTATACCATTGACGATTATTATATGCAGGTTTTTGATATCACCCAACAGGCTGACCCTCAAGAAAAAGGGGACGATATTAATGTCGGTTTTATGATTGAAACTATCTTTCCGTATGAAGACAAACTTTTCATAGGCGCTCAAAACGGTATGCATATTTATGATAATTCTGATCCGGCTAGCCCACAACATGTATCTACCTATGAACATATCACAAGTTGTGATCCCGTGGTGGTAGAAGGGAATACCGCATATGTCACCTTAAGAAATGGAACTGAATGTCAGGGCTTTGTCAACCAACTGGAGGTTATAGACATTGAAGATCCTTATCATCCACAGCTACTCGAAACATACGCGATGGAGCACCCCCATGGCCTGGGCATTGACGACGGTACACTATTCGTATGTGAAGGTGAGTTTGGTTTGAAAGTTTTTGACGCCACAGACATCAAAGCCATCAGTGAAAATCAGATGGCGCATTTTGATGACATACATGCATACGATGTCATTCCTTTGAACAATGTGCTGATGCTTATCGGCGATGATGGCCTTTACCAATATGACTATAGTGACCCCACAAATATTGAGCTATTAAGCATTATATCTGTGCCATCATTATGA
- a CDS encoding SDR family NAD(P)-dependent oxidoreductase: MNLQIEGKTAVITGADSGIGKATAIILAQEGVNIVVSDIDQEELEKTAEDIRPYLVNGNQVTDIVADLKKISEVEQLAEKVKANHGGADIVAHCAGARGAAGNFLELTDDDWQETVDIDLMGAVRVSRAFIPQMQSKGWGRLILISSENALQPYEDESPYNACKAAIVNLSKCLSRAFSKDGLLINCVSPAYIETPMTNKMMEQLAEERGSSVDEAVQWFLKNERPHIEVQRRGKAEEVASVIAFLCSDLASFVNGSNYRVDGGSVETAFG; the protein is encoded by the coding sequence ATGAATTTACAAATAGAAGGAAAAACCGCAGTAATTACCGGTGCTGATTCGGGCATAGGTAAGGCTACTGCAATTATTCTGGCTCAGGAAGGGGTCAATATCGTTGTCAGTGATATTGATCAAGAAGAGCTGGAAAAAACGGCAGAAGATATTCGTCCTTACCTGGTGAATGGAAACCAAGTGACTGACATCGTTGCTGATTTAAAAAAAATCAGTGAGGTGGAGCAGCTCGCGGAAAAAGTAAAAGCGAATCACGGAGGCGCTGATATCGTAGCCCATTGCGCAGGAGCAAGAGGTGCAGCCGGTAATTTTTTGGAGCTTACAGATGATGACTGGCAGGAAACTGTAGATATAGACCTAATGGGAGCAGTAAGAGTTTCTAGAGCTTTTATTCCGCAAATGCAATCCAAAGGCTGGGGAAGGTTAATCCTGATTTCTTCTGAAAATGCCTTGCAGCCCTACGAAGACGAAAGCCCCTATAATGCCTGTAAGGCAGCAATAGTCAATCTGTCTAAATGTTTATCCAGGGCTTTTTCTAAAGATGGCTTACTCATAAATTGTGTGTCTCCGGCTTACATTGAAACGCCCATGACCAATAAAATGATGGAGCAATTGGCAGAAGAAAGAGGCTCCTCTGTAGATGAAGCAGTGCAATGGTTTTTGAAAAATGAAAGGCCTCACATCGAAGTACAAAGGAGAGGTAAAGCTGAAGAGGTGGCTAGTGTGATCGCTTTTCTATGCTCTGACCTGGCGAGCTTTGTTAACGGCAGTAATTACAGAGTAGACGGAGGTTCAGTAGAGACCGCATTTGGATAA
- a CDS encoding alginate export family protein — protein MRSKVFIIFYLCMGYSHLQAQFNLGGEIRPRFEYRHGARDLPGIDDKAAVHITQRSRLNLSYTFEKKWEAYLSVQDIRVWGEQGDRGDASTFNLYEGWAQVNLTDRWKVKIGRQELDYDDGHLFNPRNWGQTGRTHDVGVVKFIDSTFQAHLVAGYSQNRAKNFDSFYEQEDYYKNLQMIWLNKDFSNHWTASFKAINRGLQRADSTIAYDQTIGGNLYFQQNKLSFRGLAYGQIGEGREVERKRAYMISAQAGYYLSKKFQLLLKADILSGTDTEKAMNPLNQETNSFDVLYGYRHKYYGHLDYFYLNFTPSTGLEDIVFSFKYKATPRLTTKFDLHTFYAQSTLAPLSDLQSPVDSRLGEELDLGFEYLAYDNVKIKGGYSQMFATESMEVLKGEGSKDEIANWFWLQASFKFKQ, from the coding sequence ATGAGATCAAAAGTATTCATCATATTTTACTTATGTATGGGTTATTCACACCTACAGGCACAGTTCAACTTAGGCGGTGAAATCCGTCCTCGTTTTGAATATCGGCACGGAGCGAGAGACTTACCTGGCATCGATGATAAAGCGGCTGTTCATATTACTCAGCGTAGCAGATTGAACCTCAGTTATACTTTCGAGAAAAAATGGGAGGCTTATCTGTCTGTTCAGGATATAAGGGTATGGGGTGAGCAGGGAGATAGGGGAGATGCTTCTACTTTTAACCTCTACGAAGGTTGGGCACAAGTGAACCTGACTGATCGGTGGAAGGTAAAAATTGGCCGACAGGAGTTGGATTATGACGACGGTCATCTTTTTAATCCACGTAATTGGGGCCAGACCGGGAGAACCCATGATGTAGGGGTAGTAAAATTTATTGATTCTACATTTCAGGCTCATCTCGTAGCTGGCTACAGCCAGAATAGGGCTAAAAACTTTGATAGTTTTTACGAGCAGGAAGATTATTACAAAAACCTACAAATGATATGGTTGAACAAAGATTTTTCCAATCATTGGACAGCTTCTTTTAAGGCTATAAACAGAGGATTACAGCGAGCAGATTCAACAATTGCTTACGACCAGACCATAGGAGGTAATCTGTATTTTCAACAAAACAAATTATCATTCAGAGGATTGGCTTATGGTCAAATTGGTGAAGGAAGGGAAGTTGAGCGTAAAAGGGCTTATATGATATCTGCGCAGGCAGGCTATTATCTGAGCAAGAAATTTCAACTTCTACTTAAAGCAGACATTTTATCCGGTACTGATACAGAAAAAGCAATGAACCCTCTCAATCAGGAAACCAACTCATTTGATGTACTTTACGGTTACAGGCATAAGTATTATGGTCATTTAGATTACTTCTATTTGAATTTTACTCCTAGTACAGGTCTTGAGGACATTGTTTTCAGTTTTAAATATAAAGCTACTCCTCGCCTGACTACCAAATTTGACCTACATACATTTTATGCTCAGTCAACTTTAGCTCCGCTTAGTGATCTACAGTCCCCAGTGGATAGCCGTCTTGGAGAAGAACTGGATTTAGGATTTGAATATCTTGCATACGACAATGTGAAAATCAAAGGAGGGTATTCTCAAATGTTTGCCACTGAAAGTATGGAAGTGCTTAAGGGAGAAGGGAGTAAAGATGAAATTGCGAATTGGTTTTGGCTACAGGCTTCATTCAAATTTAAACAATAA
- a CDS encoding cache domain-containing protein, translated as MKIKKKIILSVSLLLSLSILIICFMSIYNIWTKGQKEIQDFEKTQIASKKDYLVDIVDVAYGMIETQYEKTQDTEELLSNIYSIPAYTESRMSSEGESIQLESDSMNTDDLMATYGEQAKERMMHELMSELSTIRFDGEEGYFWITDNALPFPKMLMHAAKPENEGKIMNDSKYNTEKHQQKNIYQARAEGCIKNGEAYVEYIIEKPDTKETFDKLSYSKLFKPLGWIISTGIYIDQVEAMVAAKKAAVQNQIIGIIIRYIVVAAILLIIGNVLTFRFSDNLAKSINKIQDRLRLLSEGKMTDQLEVKRNDELGMMMVSMNNLVAGMNRYTTFAKQIGEGTLDSDYQLLSEEDVLGNELIQMRNKLKANAEDNERRNWITGGLAKFVEILRKNSENLEVLGDEILKHIADYMKVNQGAIYILDEEESDTAYLKQIATYAYGKKKFISSKIEVGEGLVGQCFLEKEKIILTEIPNDYIRITSGLGDAPPSFIAILPLIHDEEVMGILEIASFHELRDYQFDFLEQLCQSISSTVSSLRVNIRTKMLLEESQGMSNQLQAQEEELRQNQEEMQATQEEMARKQKELEQINSQQQQEIEALKRQLKSSETA; from the coding sequence ATGAAGATCAAGAAGAAAATAATTTTGTCAGTATCTCTGCTGTTGAGTTTGAGCATACTGATCATCTGTTTTATGTCTATTTATAATATATGGACAAAAGGGCAAAAAGAAATTCAGGATTTTGAAAAGACTCAAATCGCCAGCAAGAAAGATTATCTGGTTGATATAGTTGACGTAGCCTATGGCATGATTGAAACACAATACGAAAAAACACAAGATACCGAAGAGTTGCTCAGCAATATCTACAGCATACCAGCATATACAGAAAGCAGAATGTCAAGTGAGGGGGAAAGCATACAGTTGGAATCTGATAGTATGAATACCGATGATCTGATGGCTACCTATGGTGAACAGGCAAAGGAGCGAATGATGCATGAGCTAATGAGCGAGTTGTCAACCATTCGTTTTGATGGAGAAGAAGGCTATTTTTGGATAACTGATAATGCTTTGCCATTTCCTAAGATGCTGATGCACGCTGCCAAGCCTGAAAATGAGGGCAAAATAATGAACGACTCCAAGTATAATACCGAGAAGCACCAGCAAAAAAATATTTATCAGGCAAGGGCGGAAGGTTGTATAAAGAATGGAGAAGCGTATGTAGAGTACATTATTGAAAAGCCAGATACAAAAGAAACATTTGATAAACTCTCTTATTCAAAACTATTCAAACCACTGGGATGGATTATTTCCACGGGAATATACATTGATCAGGTAGAAGCAATGGTAGCAGCAAAAAAAGCTGCAGTTCAAAATCAGATCATAGGCATCATCATCAGGTATATAGTAGTCGCGGCGATACTACTAATCATTGGGAATGTACTTACTTTCAGATTTAGTGATAATCTGGCAAAGAGTATAAACAAAATTCAAGACCGTCTTCGTCTCCTATCAGAAGGTAAAATGACAGATCAGCTAGAAGTAAAGCGTAATGATGAACTGGGAATGATGATGGTGTCCATGAACAATCTGGTAGCGGGTATGAATCGTTATACCACATTTGCTAAACAAATAGGTGAGGGTACGCTAGACTCAGATTATCAATTGCTGAGTGAGGAAGATGTGTTGGGGAATGAACTGATACAGATGCGCAATAAGCTAAAAGCCAATGCCGAAGATAATGAAAGGCGAAATTGGATTACGGGTGGGCTAGCCAAGTTTGTTGAAATTCTTAGGAAGAACAGTGAAAATTTGGAAGTGTTGGGAGATGAAATACTTAAACACATTGCTGATTACATGAAGGTCAACCAGGGGGCTATATATATTTTGGATGAAGAAGAATCTGATACAGCTTATCTCAAACAGATCGCTACTTATGCATATGGAAAGAAAAAATTCATAAGCAGTAAAATCGAAGTAGGTGAAGGCCTTGTCGGACAATGTTTTTTAGAAAAAGAAAAGATTATACTCACTGAAATTCCTAATGATTATATCAGGATAACATCAGGGCTAGGAGATGCTCCTCCTTCTTTTATCGCAATATTGCCACTTATTCATGATGAAGAAGTAATGGGGATCCTGGAAATCGCAAGTTTCCATGAACTAAGAGACTATCAGTTTGATTTTCTGGAGCAGCTTTGTCAGAGCATTTCTTCCACTGTTAGCTCACTAAGAGTGAATATTCGTACTAAGATGCTCTTAGAAGAAAGTCAGGGTATGTCCAACCAATTGCAAGCGCAGGAAGAAGAGTTACGCCAGAACCAGGAAGAGATGCAGGCTACACAAGAAGAAATGGCACGCAAGCAGAAAGAACTTGAGCAGATAAACAGCCAGCAACAGCAGGAAATTGAAGCACTTAAGCGCCAGTTGAAATCTTCAGAAACAGCGTAA
- a CDS encoding 2-isopropylmalate synthase, translated as MADQVYIFDTTLRDGEQVPGCQLNTEEKVIIAKALEQLGVDVIEAGFPISSPGDFKSVIEISKAVSNPVITALSRAVEKDIDRAAEALEYAKRGRIHTGIGTSDQHIYTKLRSDRDKVLERAIAAVKHAKKYVEDVEFYAEDAGRTDQEYLARVLEAVIKAGATVLNIPDTTGFCLPDMYGEKIKYLKENVTGIDKAILSTHCHNDLGLAVANSISAVRHGARQIECTINGIGERAGNTSLEEVVMVMKKHPEINLTTNIDTRQIYPTSQLVSKLMNMPVQANKAVVGKNAFAHSSGIHQDGVIKNRENYEIIDPVEVGVDKSSIILTARSGRAALNHNLKSIGVDLSKDELEVAYEKFLDLADELKIVQDDDLRKLADELSSKSV; from the coding sequence ATGGCGGACCAAGTCTATATTTTCGATACTACTTTGAGAGACGGTGAGCAGGTACCCGGCTGTCAGTTGAATACTGAGGAGAAAGTAATCATCGCCAAGGCACTTGAGCAGTTAGGAGTAGACGTTATAGAAGCCGGTTTTCCAATATCCAGCCCTGGAGACTTTAAGTCAGTAATTGAAATTTCAAAAGCGGTATCTAATCCGGTAATTACTGCTCTATCCCGAGCAGTTGAGAAAGATATAGATCGGGCTGCTGAAGCCCTGGAGTATGCCAAAAGAGGACGTATTCATACCGGTATTGGGACCTCCGATCAGCATATTTATACCAAGCTTCGTTCCGATAGGGATAAAGTGCTTGAAAGAGCTATAGCCGCTGTAAAACATGCCAAGAAATATGTTGAAGATGTAGAGTTCTATGCCGAAGATGCTGGCAGAACTGATCAGGAATATTTAGCCAGAGTACTAGAAGCGGTCATCAAAGCCGGAGCTACAGTATTGAATATTCCTGATACCACAGGATTTTGCCTGCCCGACATGTACGGTGAGAAGATCAAATACCTCAAAGAAAATGTAACGGGCATTGATAAAGCTATCCTTTCTACCCATTGCCATAATGATTTGGGCCTGGCCGTTGCCAACTCTATTTCTGCTGTCAGACATGGTGCCCGTCAGATTGAGTGTACCATCAATGGCATTGGTGAAAGAGCGGGAAATACTTCACTGGAAGAAGTTGTGATGGTGATGAAAAAACATCCTGAAATCAACCTCACCACCAATATTGATACCCGCCAGATTTATCCGACAAGTCAGTTGGTTTCCAAGCTGATGAACATGCCGGTACAAGCCAACAAAGCAGTGGTAGGAAAAAACGCTTTTGCCCACTCCTCAGGTATCCACCAGGATGGTGTGATCAAGAACCGCGAAAATTACGAAATTATTGACCCCGTAGAAGTTGGCGTTGATAAGTCTTCCATTATCCTTACTGCCCGTAGCGGCCGTGCCGCCCTCAACCACAACCTCAAGAGTATTGGCGTTGACCTCTCCAAAGATGAGTTAGAAGTAGCTTATGAAAAGTTTCTTGACTTAGCTGACGAACTCAAAATTGTGCAGGATGATGACCTGCGCAAATTAGCTGACGAACTTTCTTCCAAGTCAGTTTAA
- the leuC gene encoding 3-isopropylmalate dehydratase large subunit, producing MSGKTLFDKIWDKHVVSSIENGPDVLYIDRHFIHEVTSPQAFAGLDSRGIKVFRPKQTIATADHNVPTKDQHLPIKEALSRTQVNKLTENCANHGIELYGLGHPYQGIVHVIGPELGITQPGMTMVCGDSHTSTHGAFGSIAFGIGTSEVEQVLATQCILQSKPKKMKIEINGSLAKGVTSKDIILYIISKISASGGTGYFVEYTGSTIRSLSMEARMTICNMSIEMGARGGMIAPDETTFEYVKGRKFAPQGEEFDKKVAYWKTLPSDPDAKYDLEYHYEAADIEPMITYGTNPGMGIKITESIPALESIEKDEQVSFSKSLDYMALSPQEKLLGKAVNYVFIGSCTNARIEDLRLVASLVKGKQKAPNVNAMIIPGSRQVEKQAREEGLDKVLEAAGFELRQPGCSACLGMNEDKVPKGEYCVSTSNRNFEGRQGPGARTFLASPMTAAATALKGYITDVREMLEEPELVS from the coding sequence ATGTCTGGTAAAACATTATTTGATAAAATTTGGGATAAACACGTAGTCAGCAGCATTGAAAATGGCCCTGACGTACTCTATATAGATCGGCACTTTATCCATGAGGTTACCAGCCCTCAGGCTTTTGCGGGTCTTGATTCCCGGGGAATTAAGGTTTTTCGGCCTAAACAGACCATTGCTACAGCTGACCATAATGTGCCTACCAAAGATCAGCATTTACCGATTAAAGAAGCGCTATCCCGTACACAGGTTAACAAACTTACTGAGAATTGTGCGAATCATGGAATAGAGCTTTACGGACTAGGTCACCCTTATCAGGGAATAGTTCATGTGATCGGACCTGAACTAGGCATCACTCAACCCGGAATGACCATGGTGTGTGGAGATAGCCATACTTCTACTCATGGAGCCTTTGGCTCAATTGCTTTTGGCATTGGCACCAGCGAAGTTGAGCAGGTTTTAGCAACGCAGTGTATACTGCAATCTAAGCCAAAAAAGATGAAAATTGAGATCAACGGTTCTTTAGCAAAAGGTGTTACCTCAAAAGATATTATCCTTTATATCATTTCTAAAATTTCAGCCAGTGGCGGCACTGGGTATTTTGTGGAGTATACTGGCTCTACCATCAGAAGCCTCTCTATGGAAGCCCGCATGACCATTTGTAATATGAGTATAGAGATGGGGGCACGGGGTGGTATGATTGCTCCGGATGAAACAACCTTTGAGTATGTAAAAGGAAGAAAGTTTGCTCCTCAGGGAGAAGAATTTGATAAAAAAGTAGCCTACTGGAAAACACTCCCCAGTGATCCTGATGCGAAATACGATTTAGAATATCATTATGAGGCCGCTGATATTGAACCCATGATCACTTATGGTACTAATCCCGGTATGGGTATCAAAATCACGGAAAGCATCCCTGCATTAGAATCAATAGAGAAGGATGAACAGGTGTCTTTCAGCAAGTCATTGGATTATATGGCGCTATCCCCTCAGGAAAAGTTGTTGGGGAAAGCCGTTAACTACGTATTTATAGGCAGTTGTACCAATGCCCGTATAGAAGACCTTAGATTGGTTGCTTCTTTGGTAAAAGGCAAACAGAAAGCACCTAATGTTAACGCTATGATCATTCCCGGTTCACGGCAAGTTGAGAAACAGGCTCGGGAAGAAGGGCTGGATAAGGTTTTGGAAGCAGCGGGTTTTGAACTGCGTCAACCCGGTTGTTCAGCATGTTTAGGTATGAATGAAGATAAGGTGCCTAAAGGAGAGTACTGCGTTTCAACTTCAAACCGGAATTTTGAAGGCCGGCAAGGGCCCGGGGCAAGAACTTTTCTGGCCAGTCCTATGACTGCTGCGGCTACCGCTCTTAAAGGCTATATTACTGACGTGCGAGAAATGCTTGAAGAACCCGAATTGGTATCATGA
- a CDS encoding O-methyltransferase: MMNDSMIAGIPTALDLIEDKAKSIGFYMSSDRQVGSLLRTLVASKPKGNFLELGTGIGSSLSWIIEGMDKFSTVTSIDNDPDLVNFASEIFKSDQRVQLLCGDGSKWINEYSGEAFDLIFADAWPGKYSDLEKTLNMLKSGGFYVIDDMLSQSNWPDGHQEKVTMLIEQLEQRKDIHLTKMNWSTGLILATKI; this comes from the coding sequence ATGATGAATGACAGCATGATAGCCGGTATTCCTACCGCTTTAGATCTGATAGAAGACAAAGCTAAATCCATAGGATTCTATATGTCTTCTGATCGGCAAGTGGGTTCTTTATTGAGAACTCTGGTGGCTTCAAAGCCTAAGGGAAATTTCCTGGAACTGGGTACAGGCATAGGTTCATCACTCTCCTGGATCATTGAAGGTATGGACAAATTCTCTACTGTGACTTCCATAGATAATGATCCTGATCTAGTCAATTTTGCCAGTGAAATTTTCAAGTCTGACCAAAGGGTACAGCTACTTTGTGGAGATGGAAGTAAGTGGATCAATGAATACAGTGGAGAAGCATTTGATCTGATATTTGCTGATGCCTGGCCTGGTAAATATAGTGATTTGGAAAAGACACTTAACATGTTAAAATCAGGTGGTTTTTATGTGATTGATGATATGCTTTCACAGTCCAACTGGCCTGACGGACATCAGGAAAAAGTTACAATGCTTATTGAGCAACTTGAGCAACGTAAAGATATTCACTTAACCAAAATGAATTGGTCTACCGGACTGATCTTAGCAACTAAAATTTAG
- the leuD gene encoding 3-isopropylmalate dehydratase small subunit, giving the protein MDKFSTLTSTIVPIPTRNIDTDQIIPARFLKATTREGFGDNLFRDWRYDDQGNPKDDFILNDTKVSGKILVAGKNFGCGSSREHAAWAIHDYGFKVVVSSFFADIFKNNALNNGLLPVLVSDPFLQTIFELYAENPDLQLKVDLSQQTISIEGTDKQEIFEINDYKKYCLSQGYDDIDYLLSQQEKIEAYEQENSY; this is encoded by the coding sequence ATGGATAAATTTTCAACACTGACATCTACCATAGTCCCTATTCCTACACGGAATATAGATACTGACCAAATTATTCCCGCTCGTTTTCTTAAAGCTACTACGCGGGAAGGCTTTGGTGATAACCTTTTCAGAGATTGGCGGTATGATGATCAGGGCAATCCAAAAGATGACTTTATTCTTAATGACACTAAGGTATCTGGCAAGATATTGGTGGCAGGAAAGAACTTTGGCTGTGGATCAAGTCGTGAACATGCAGCTTGGGCTATCCATGATTATGGCTTTAAGGTAGTCGTCTCCAGTTTCTTTGCTGATATCTTTAAAAATAATGCATTGAATAATGGTTTGTTGCCTGTACTGGTTTCAGACCCTTTTCTACAAACCATTTTTGAATTGTATGCTGAAAATCCTGATTTACAATTGAAAGTTGATCTTTCTCAACAGACAATCAGCATTGAGGGCACTGATAAGCAAGAAATATTCGAGATCAACGACTATAAGAAATACTGCCTTTCCCAAGGCTATGATGACATAGATTACTTACTCAGTCAACAAGAAAAAATTGAGGCTTACGAGCAAGAAAATTCTTACTAA